In Dermacentor silvarum isolate Dsil-2018 chromosome 10, BIME_Dsil_1.4, whole genome shotgun sequence, the genomic stretch ATCAGTCAGCTCTTTCACCGCGAGAGTAAGTGGGCTAATGCCTGTTGAAAAAACTTCGAAGAGCATACCTACTGTTGAATGTACGTCTGGTTCGAAAAGGACTAGTCATCAATGTACCTGACAACTTTAACCAGCCTGTGCTCCGACAAGGTACGCGACAGGTTTTTGTTATGGTGGACCAGACAAATGTCACTTAGTATAGGCGCCAAACATGAACCGATGTAGACACCCTGCTTTTGAATTAATATTTCGTCATTCCATGCTTCATAGGACGAGTGAAGATAACAGTGAAGCATACATAAAAAGCCCTGAACGAATAATCCGGCTGAGTTTGAAAAGCAACCACACCATACTCGTCGATGCACTCTTCTACGCATGCTTATTAACTTTTTTTGAGGCAAGGAGTAATTCTTGCAGAGCATAAAGATGTGCAAGAGATTATTGAGGCTCAGGCTATCTGTCGGAATAGCAAAACTTGTTAGTGCTCCTTCGGTCGACTTGTTAGATAAAGAGACGGCCTTTTTGGATGGCTGAATCGGGAAGATGTGGCGCCACTGTGCATGGGTTAAATGGAAGGTTTCATGGAAATAAAGTTGAAGTTAGCACATTGTATTGTTGTCTCCCTTCTGTCCTTGTCTGCTGGCGCTAAATATGCTttcataaatatgggctgatgatgatgaccttttcacTAAAATGATCCATACCGGTTGCACAATTCTGCAAATAAGATTGTACCATTCAAATCAAGGTATATACATGGGTGAAGAGCCTTTGAAATGGAATGAATGACTCTGGAATCACATTTGCGTGCTACTTTTAGGTGGTCTACTCCTTCAAAACTTTTCACTTGGTAAATGCGGGAGATGATGAAAACGTCGGAGCTTCCATCTACCTTGCAAACATTCACCAAGTTCTCCACCTTAACATAGTCGCCTCCTAATTTTGCTGCAGTTGAAtctctttttttcaaagcaggaTTGTACTTTTCACTATGGATGGTGCATCCACCCACACAGATGCGGCTGTACTCTTCAATTTTTTGTACATCGGAGGTGTTTCTGCAAACAAATTCCACCAAGTCGTGTGATGGCACCTGGGGTCTTCCAAGGAGTTTTACACCCATGCGCTCCCTCTTTTTTGTGTGCAAACACATTTCCTTAACTTCTTCCGATGCCATGGACAGAAGCTGGTTAAAATTGCTCACAAGAAGAATCCGCGACAATATTTGAAAAGGAATGCCATTTGATGATGACACTAGTTTCACCAGATTGCCCATGTTGCTCTCAAATTCAAAACATGAAATTGCCCAAAGTGGTCCATGCAGTAGTACACTCTTTGGCAAGTGCAGCAAAGTGTGCACATTTGACGTCATCTGTGCTTCACCATAGTTGCACTGGGTTGTGACAACAAACTTTGTTATTTTCAATGTGCAATTGTCAATATCATCTGATGTCACACGCCTCTTTAACAAAACATACACTGACGACACCAGGAGAGCAAAGTGGTCAAGAAATTTCGCTGGCAGGATGCCTTTCAAACATGGGAGGCTGTAGTAGAGGAGCCACGACTCCCACTCAGACGCCTTCCAATATTTCCTAAGCTTAAGAGACCTCGGTGTCCTATTAAAACACAAAGGAGGTCTCTGGCTTAGGAGACGCTCATCTACTGCCCTTAGTGTCTGAGGACCCCCAATATAACATGCCCTTCCTGTGTCCGAAAACCACAGCTCTGTCATTTGGCGTACAACACCCAGCAGCAAAGCATGCATGTAGTCGGGACGAAAACTCCATACAATATCAAACCCAGGGACATTGATGAGGGGTGAAGGTCCCTTCACACCTTTGATGGTGCGTTTCAGTGTTGCTGCCATTTTCATGTCAGCCAACATGCTAGCTGCATTTCTGTCTTGGACAGTTGTAGCCACGGGGTACTTGACACAACCTGCACAAGGTAACAAGAGATTTATATAGCATTGGTTGAACACACACGTAACAGGTGAAACATGCATAAACACACATAACGTGCAAAGAAGCAGGATGTTATCGCACCTTCAATGAATTCGCCGGGATGTAAGCACCAGGAACAGCCATAATATCCATTGAACTGCAGGACATTCTGCATCG encodes the following:
- the LOC119466411 gene encoding uncharacterized protein LOC119466411 isoform X2, translating into MQNVLQFNGYYGCSWCLHPGEFIEGCVKYPVATTVQDRNAASMLADMKMAATLKRTIKGVKGPSPLINVPGFDIVWSFRPDYMHALLLGVVRQMTELWFSDTGRACYIGGPQTLRAVDERLLSQRPPLCFNRTPRSLKLRKYWKASEWESWLLYYSLPCLKGILPAKFLDHFALLVSSVYVLLKRRVTSDDIDNCTLKITKFVVTTQCNYGEAQMTSNVHTLLHLPKSVLLHGPLWAISCFEFESNMGNLVKLVSSSNGIPFQILSRILLVSNFNQLLSMASEEVKEMCLHTKKRERMGVKLLGRPQVPSHDLVEFVCRNTSDVQKIEEYSRICVGGCTIHSEKYNPALKKRDSTAAKLGGDYVKVENLVNVCKVDGSSDVFIISRIYQVKSFEGVDHLKVARKCDSRVIHSISKALHPCIYLDLNGTILFAELCNRYGSF
- the LOC119466411 gene encoding uncharacterized protein LOC119466411 isoform X1 encodes the protein MNTSKKTRKRYLDPEAWNDRLPKSTLHEIRKKASARSAQPYMDVDSGERTTSNSSESSDDNEVYEPAEEIGQESRSGSSFEGDELAGNCDADDEFAPAQDLSNATEPPDSRPSSSLFRLEFACPLGNGSTLSVGDALVLVMDFAIKHGLAWTAIEDLLKLCNNILGSNVLPDSKYLFRKFSATSPEEMKFYFYCPICNRLLAKTGGSLSERNSVSGICCEKSYTGRKLTADGFFFVGLPLRKQIASVLADDILREELYKFLSERKDSENISVSDVTDGAFYKEQRKKLGCKKHDITLTVSADGSPVFKSSNYSIWPVHLTINELPPNRRWSNIICALLWYGNKHPDMTLLLQAFTEQMKELSTEGICWTANGQQVDSKVYCITAVADAPARASMQNVLQFNGYYGCSWCLHPGEFIEGCVKYPVATTVQDRNAASMLADMKMAATLKRTIKGVKGPSPLINVPGFDIVWSFRPDYMHALLLGVVRQMTELWFSDTGRACYIGGPQTLRAVDERLLSQRPPLCFNRTPRSLKLRKYWKASEWESWLLYYSLPCLKGILPAKFLDHFALLVSSVYVLLKRRVTSDDIDNCTLKITKFVVTTQCNYGEAQMTSNVHTLLHLPKSVLLHGPLWAISCFEFESNMGNLVKLVSSSNGIPFQILSRILLVSNFNQLLSMASEEVKEMCLHTKKRERMGVKLLGRPQVPSHDLVEFVCRNTSDVQKIEEYSRICVGGCTIHSEKYNPALKKRDSTAAKLGGDYVKVENLVNVCKVDGSSDVFIISRIYQVKSFEGVDHLKVARKCDSRVIHSISKALHPCIYLDLNGTILFAELCNRYGSF